The following is a genomic window from Stenotrophomonas maltophilia.
CCACCTCGCTGCATCATCCGGCCGAGAGCGAACTGTTCGACGAGACCCTGAGCTGCGAGCTGGCCCTGCCGGCCGAGTTCCAGGCCGGCAGCGCGGCGGGCCGTACCAGCAGCGCCGAAGGGCTGCTGCGCAGCCTGGCGCTGGTGGAGGACAGCCGCATCGACGAGCACGAAGAACGCAGCGAAGCCAGCCTGCAGCTGCAGCGCGTGGAAGCCAAGCTCGACCTGGCGATGGTGCTGCTGGGCCGCCTGGTGCGCCAGCAGGGCCAGGAACTCACGCTGCGCCCGGTGCGCTGGTCACGCCGCGGCATCCGCCTCCAGCTCGGCCCACGCAGTGGCGCCAGCGCGGGTCAGGCCGGTGTGGTCCGCCTGCAACCCAGCGACTGGTTGCCCGATCACATCGACCTGCCGGTGGAAGTGGTGGCCGAAGCCGCCGACGGCAGTGGTGGGCATTTCCTGTGGCTGCGCTTCCAACGGCTGGGCGATGGCCTGGAGATGGCCATGGAGCGGCACCTGTTCCGCCTGCACCGCCGGCAGGTGGCCGAGGCGCGTCGCGCCCGTTGAATCGTGCCTGCGGGCGCGCGAAGGCCAACCCTTGGCGCGCCCGTTCAGCTAAGTTAAGGTGGGCTCCCCTGGACGGATCTGCTGCGTGCCTGTGCGAGTTCTCATCGTCGACGATCACACCCTCGTCCGTGCCGGCCTGGCGCGGCTGCTGCAGGGGTTTGCCGACGTGCAGCTGGTCGCTGAGGCCAGCAACGCCGAGCAGGCACTGCAGCTGGCCCTGCAGCACGCACCGGACGTGGTGCTGATGGACCTGTCGCTGCCCGGCCGGACCGGCCTTGAGGCGCTCAGCGATATCCGCCTGCGTGCCCCTGGCACCCGGGTGGTGATGATGACCATGCACGACGACGCCGCCCATGTCCGCGATGCGTTGGATCGCGGCGCGGTGGGTTTTGTGGTCAAGGACGCGGCGCCGCAGGAGCTTGAGCTGGCGCTGCGCGCCGCACATGCCGGCCAGGTGTTCCTGAGCCCGCAGATCTCGGCCAAGATGCTGGCACCGATGCTCGGCCGCGAGAAGCCCACCGGCATCGCCGCATTGTCACCGCGCCAGCGCGAGATCCTGCGCCGCATCGGCAAGGGTGAGAGCAACAAGGAAATCGCCGCCGACCTGGGCATCAGCGTCAAGACCGTGGAGACCCATCGTGCGCGCATGATGGAATCACTGGGCTGCCGCCGCGCCAATGATCTGCTGCTGCTGGCCGCGCGCCACCAGCACGAGCTGGAGTAAGCACCGGCATTGGGATCAGACCCCTTTCCCATGGAAAGGAATCCGCCCCCGCGCCTCCTGCATCGACGACGAAATTCCGTCGCTCCGACACGCCCCGACAGGAATCCGTACACGACGGACAGCGGGCATGGCAGATCCAGCACCACGAATCAATGCCTTAGCTTCGCTCATCGTCAATATCCTGCGCCCATGTAGGGGTTTTCCTTACATCCCGTCAGGATTTCCATGAGCACCCTCAGGAACCCCCCGATTCCGCCTGCGCCGGATGAAAAGCAAGATGCGTTCCACAAGGCGCCGGGGAGCGGTGCCGGGGAACCACGATGAAGGCTGCACTCTCGACCCAGCTGGGCCAACAACTTCACCTCACCCCGCAGCTGCTGCAGTCGATCCGGCTGCTGCAGCTCGATGGCCTGCACCTGGAACAGGAAATCCAACGCCTGCTGGACTCCAACCCGCTGCTGGAGATCGAAGAGGCCGAAGCGCCCGCCGCCGACGCCAACGATGCCAGCGCCACCACGCTGGACACCGCTGCCTTCGACGAACTGCCCGAGTCGTCGATGTGGGATGTCACCGGCGCCAGCTGGCAGGACGGTGACGATGACCGCATGGCGCGCATCGCCGCAGGCGAATCGAGCGATCCGCAGCTGCGCGTGCTGCAGCGCCTGTCGCTGGACATGGACGATCGCCAGCTGGCGGTGGCGGCGTTCTGGTTGGACCATTGCGACGAGGCCGGCTATCTGCAGGCACCGCTGGACCAGCTGCAGCTGCTGGCCAGTGCACAGTTCGATATCGCCGCCGACGGCGTGGAAGCCATCCGCCAGCAGCTGCTGCACGGCGAGCCGGCCGGCATGGCCGCGCAGGATCTGCGCGAGGGCCTGTTGGCGCAGCTGCGCAGCCTGCATGGCGTGGTGCCTGCGCGGCACCTGGCCGCACGCATCCTGGACGGCGCACTGGACGCGCTGGCCGCGCATGACTACCCCGCCCTCGCCCGCCAGCACGACGCCGAGATCGACGACGTGCGCGAGGCGGTGCGCCTGATCCTCTCGCTGCAACCGCGCCCGGGCGACAGCCTGCTGCCCGAGCGCAACGCCGTGGTGGTACCTGACGTGGTCGCCTGGCATGCCGACAATCAATGGAAGGTGGCGCTGAACCCGGCCACCAGCCGCCGCGTCTCGATCAACAGCCAGTACGAACAGGCGCTGGCCGACAGCAGCGAGGCCGCCCCAGCGCTGCGCGAGATGCTGCAGGAAGCGCGCTGGTTCAGCCGCGGCCTGTCGATGCGCTATGACACGCTGCTGCGCACCGCGCGGGTGATCGTCGAGCGCCAGGCCGCGTTCCTGGTGCGTGGCGAGGAAGCCATGGCGCCGCTGACCCTGAAGGAAGTGGCTGAGGAGATCGGCATGCACGAGTCCACGGTCTCGCGCATCACCACCGGCAAGTTCCTGCAGACCCCGCGCGGCACCTTCGAACTGAAGCACTTCTTCGCCGTGCGCCTGGAAGGTGCCAGCGTCTCCGGCCAGGCGGTCAAGGCCATGGTCCGGCGCCTGATCGACGCCGAGCCGGCCGGCCGCCCGCTGGCTGACGAGGCCATCGCCGGCCTGTTGTCGCGCCAGGGGGTGAACATTGCACGCCGAACCGTCGCAAAATACCGAGAACAACTGGATATCGCCCCGGCCCGCGAACGGCGCCGGCTCAGCGCCAGGCAACCGCAGCTGGCCCGGGTGGGCTGAAAAGGATGTTGGACATGAACAAGCTCACGGTCCTGCTGGTCGATGACCACGAGGGCTTCATCAATGCGGCGATGCGTCATTTCCGCAAGATCGACTGGCTGCAGATCGTCGGCAGCGCCGGCAACGGCCTGGAAGCCATCGAACGTTCGGAGACGCTGCGCCCGCAGGTGGTGCTGATGGACCTGGCCATGCCGGAAATGGGCGGCCTGCAGGCCACCCGCCTGATCAAGTCCCAGGACGATGCCCCCTACATCGTGATCGCCAGCCACTTCGACGACGCCGAGCACCGCGAACACGCACTGCGCGCCGGCGCCGACAATTTCGTCAGCAAGCTGTCCTACATCCAGGAAGTCATGCCGATCCTGGAAGGCCTCAGGGAGGATCGATCGTGAGCGAATCGCGCATCCTTGTACTGGACAACGACGCCGTGCGCGCCGAGCGCACCGTTGCCCTGCTGGAATTCATGGACTTCAATCCGCGCTGGGTCTCCGACGCGGCCGACTTCGACCTGGGCCGGCAGCGCCAGAACGACTGGATGGCGGTGATCGTCGGCAGCCTGGACGACAGTGCCGCCAGCACGGCGCTGTACCACTGGCTGGGTGGCAGCAGCCTGCCGCCACCGGTGCTGCTGGCCGATGGTGATGCCGCTGCCTTCGCGCAGCTGCATGGCCTGCACGAAGCCAACATCTGGCCGCTGGAAACGCCACTGCGTCACGCGCAGATGGAAGCCCTGCTGCGCCGCGCCAGCCTCAAGCGCCTGGATGCCGAGCACCAGGCCGGTGCCGTGCAGGACCAGGGACCGACCGGCAATGGCCCGGCCGTTACCGAACTGCGCACCATGATCGAGCAGGTGGCCGCGTTCGATACCACCGTGCTGGTGCTCGGCGAATCGGGCACCGGCAAGGAAGTGGTCTCGCGTGCAATCCACCAGCGCTCGCCGCGTCGTGATGGCCCGTTCGTGGCGATCAACTGCGGCGCCATTCCGGCCGACCTGCTGGAAAGCGAACTGTTCGGCCATGAGAAGGGCGCTTTCACCGGCGCATTGACCGCACGCAAGGGCCGTTTCGAAATGGCCGAGGGCGGCACCCTGCTGCTGGATGAAATCGGCGACATGAGCCTTCCGATGCAGGTCAAGCTGCTGCGCGTGCTGCAGGAACGCAGCTTCGAGCGGGTGGGCGGCAACCAGACCATCCGCTGCAATGTGCGCGTGGTCGCCGCGACCCATCGCGACCTGGAAACCCGCATTGCCGAGGGCAAGTTCCGCGAGGATCTGTTCTACCGCCTGAACGTGTTCCCGATCGACGTGCCGGCCCTGCGCGAACGTCGCGAAGACCTGCCCGCGCTGGTGGAAACCATCGCCGCGCAGCTGGCCCGCACCGGCCGTGGCGAAGTGCGCTTCACCGCGGAGGCCCTGCAGGCCCTGGCCGGATACGAATGGCCGGGCAACGTGCGCGAACTGACCAATCTGGTCGAGCGCCTGGCGGTGCTGCATCCGGGCGGGTCGGTGCGCGTGCAGGACCTGCCGGCCCGCTACCGTGGCGATACCGCACTGGCTGTCGCCCCGGCTGCGGCTCCGGCGCCGTCGGTGGCCAGTGAAGAACGCCTGGACCTGCGCAGCTTCTCGTTCCACACCCCGGGCAGCGGCAACCAACCGGCGCTGGAACACGGGATTGCCGTCAATCGCCCGGCGGCGCCCGCAGCGCTGCCCGACGACGGCCTGGACCTGCGCAACCACATGGCCAACATCGAACTGGGCCTGATCAACGAAGCACTGGAACGCACCCAGGGCGTGGTCGCCCACGCCGCCCAGCTGCTCGGCCTGCGCCGCACCACCCTTGTGGAGAAGCTGCGCAAGTACGGCATCGAACGCGAGCAGGCCGAACTGGCCAGCTGAACCGCGTTGCCAGGATGAAGGGGGCACCAACGCCCGGGCTTGCCCGGGCGTTGGTGTTTCCAGAATCCGGGGTTAGATCCCTTTCCTGCGGAAAGGGATCTGACCCCATTGCATTTGCAGGTTTTCCTAAAGACAACGCAGCTGCGATGCGGAGCATGGCAGGAACACTCCAAGGAGGTTCCATCGTGCAACGCCTTACCCTGCTCACCGCCCTGCTCTGCCCAGCCCTGGCTGGCGCCGCCGACTGCACCCTGCCCACCACGCTGGACCAGCGTCAGTTCACCAACTTCAGCGACCCGCTGTACGCGCCGGACAACCCCAACGCCGGGCGCATGGTCCAGGTCAGCTTTGCCGGCAACCAGTACGTGCTGGATATCCTCGGCACCGACCTGCGCATCGGCGGCAGCTACCGCTACCAGCGCCTGGCCCCGCATATCGCGGAGATCCGGATGAGCGAAAGCCACCCGGCCGGCGTCGCCCACTACACCCTGCTGCTGACCTGCCTGAGCGATCGCCAGGGCCGCTTCATCTACACCCAGCACGACGGCCCCATCCCGCCGCGCCAGCGCCAGAATTCCGGCCACTGGACCCTGCACCCTTAGGCCAGAAAACCGACGCCGGTTAAATGGCGCCACGACCGGGGTCAGAGCCCGTTGCACGGCAACGGGATCTGCCCCCCCTCCGAGCAGTGCCGACCAACGGTCGACACCCACCTTCAGATCACAGAGAACTGTCGAAGGCGGGGTGGGTCCGGTTGCGGGGGCGTGAGCCGCATGGATGCGGCGATTGAGCCTCCATGGACGGATTTACGGCGTCCCCCGCAACCGGACCCACCCCGCCCCCTCAGTAGACCGGCTTTTGACGTTGACGTTGATTCGGCAGGGCGCGGGGTGCAACCCCACAAAACACACCCCCACCCTCACTTCACTGAATCGAAAACCGGTTTCGGCACGGCACTTGCACCTGCTCCAGCAGACAACCCCATCCCCTGTTTCTGGAACCGTTGCAGATGTCCCACTCCGTCACGTCGATCCTTTCGCAGATCCGCTCCTATCAGACCCAGATGGGACAGCCGGCGCTCAACCCGCTGGCCGAAGCGCCGCGCAGCAATGCCCTGCCGGGAGCGGTCCTGGATGCCCCGCAGGCGCAGCCGGCCAGCTTCACCGAGACCCTGCGCGGTGCGATCGCCGGCGTCAACGATGCGCAGCAGAAATCCGGCGCGCTGGCCAAGGCCTTCGAACTGGGCGACCCCAGCGCCGACCTGGCCAAGGTGATGGTCGCCTCACAGCAGTCCCAGATCGCCTTCCGCGCCACCGTGGAAGTCCGCAACCGTCTCGTCCAGGCCTACCAGGACGTGATGAACATGCCGCTGTAAGGAACGTTGACGCATGGCACTGACGCTTTCCAAGGACAGCCTGAACGCCGAGAAGGCCGGGCAATGGTTCGACCGCCTGCAGAGCCTGCAGATCACCCGTCGGCTGGGCCTGATGGCGATGATCGCCGTGGCGGTGGCGGCGGGCCTGGCCGTGTTCTTCTGGTCGCAGAAGCCGGGCATGGTGCCGCTCTACACCGGCCTGGACCAGAAGGCCACTGCTGAAGCCACCGACCTGCTGCGCGCCGCGCAGATTCCGTTCGCCCTCGATCCGGCCACCGGTGGCATCACCGTGCCGGAAAAGAACCTGCACGATGCCCGCCTGAAGCTGGCGGGCTCGGGCTTGACCGACAGTGGCAAGCTGGGCTTCGAGCTGATGGAACGCGACCCCGGCTTCGGCGTCAGCCAGTTCGTGGAAAGCGCCCGCTACCAGCACGCGCTGGAAACCGAGCTGTCGCGCACCATCAACACGCTGCGCCCGGTGCGCGACTCGCGCGTGCACCTGGCCATTCCCAAGCCCAGCGCCTTCACCCGCCAGCGCGACGTGGCCAGTGCCTCGGTCACCCTGGAACTGCGCGGTGGCCAGCAGCTGGAGCGCAGCCAGGTCGATGCCATCGTGCACATGGTGGCGGCCAGCATTCCCGACCTGGCCCCGGAACGGGTGACCGTGGTCGACCAGAGCGGGCGCATGCTCAGCGTCAGCGATCCGAACAGCGAGGCGGCCGTCAACGCCGCCCAGTTCGAGCAGGTGCGCCGCCAGGAAACCTCGTTCAACCAGCGCATCCGCGAACTGCTGGAACCGATGACCGGCACCGGCCGCGTCAATCCGGAAGTGAGCGTGGACATGGACTTCTCGGTGACCGAGGAAGCCCGCGAACTCTACAACGGTGAACCGCAGAAGCTGCGCAGCGAGCAGATGAGCGAGAACACCACCAGCACCCCGGGCCCGCAGGGCGTACCGGGCGCGACCAGCAACAGCCCGCCGGGCCAGCAGGCCGCGCCCGCCACCGCGCAGGCGCCGACCGAAAGCAGCAAGAACGCTACCCGCAACTACGAGCTGGACCGCACCCTGCAGCACACCCGGCAGCCGGCCGGGCGCATCAAGCGTGTCTCGGTGGCAGTGCTGGTGGACAACGTGCCGCGCGCTGGTGCCAACGGCAAGGTGAGCCCACAGCCGCTGTCGGCCGCCGAACTGACCCGCGTTGAAGCCCTGGTCAAGCAGGCGGTCGGCTTCAACGCCGAGCGCGGCGACACCGTGTCGGTGATGAATGCCCCGTTTGTGCGCGACACCACGCCGGTGGAAGGCCCGGCCTGGTGGGAGCTGCCCTGGGTGCACGATGCCGGGCGCATGCTGCTGGGCGCCGTGGTGGTACTGGCGCTGCTGTTCGGCGTACTGCGCCCGGCGCTGCGTGCGATCACCGGCCAGGGCAAGAAGAACGAGAACCAGGCACTGGAGCCGCACACCGCGGACGTGCAGCTGGTGGACGACGATGGCCTCCCGCTGCCGGCACTGGGCGCGGACCGGGCCAGCCTGGGAGGGCCGGATGCGCTGGCCCTGCCGGTGGACTCTTACGAGGAACGACTGCGGATGGCGCGTGAAGCCGTGAAGACCGACTCCAAGCGTGTGGCCCAGGTGGTCAAGGGTTGGGTGGCCAATGACTGAGCCGCAATTGACCGGCGTGCAGCGCGCGGCCGTGCTGCTGCTGTCCCTCGGTGAGCTGGACGCAGCCGAAGTGCTGCGCCACATGGAGCCCAAGGAAGTGCAGAAGATCGGCATCGCCATGGCCACCATGACCGACATCACCCGCGAGCAGGTAGAGCGTGTGATGGACCAGTTCGGCCAGGAACTGGGCTCGAAGACCTCGCTGGGCGTGGGCTCGGATGACTACATCCGCAACATGCTGGTGCAGGCGTTGGGCAGCGAAAAGGCCGGCAATCTGATCGACCGCATCCTGCTGGGCCGCAACACCACCGGCCTGGACGCGCTGAAGTGGATGGACCCGCGTGCGGTGGCCGACCTGGTGCGCAACGAGCACCCGCAGATCATCGCCATCGTGATGGCCCACCTGGAAACCGACCAGGCCGCCGACGCGCTGAAGCTGCTGCCCGACCGCACCCGCGTGGACGTCCTGCTGCGCATCGCCACCCTCGACGGCATTCCGCCGAACGCACTCAATGAGCTCAACGAGATCATGGAGCGCCAGTTCGCCGGCAACCAGAACCTGAAGTCGTCCAACATCGGCGGCGTGCAGTGTGCGGCCAACATCCTCAACTTCATGGACAGCGGCCAGGACCAGGCGATCCTGGGCGAGATCGCGCGCATCGATGCGCCGCTCAGTGGCCGCATCCAGGACCTGATGTTCGTGTTCGACGATCTGGTCGACCTGGACGACCGCGAGATGCAGCTGGTGCTGCGTGAGGTGAGCGGCGAGCGGCTGGGCCTGGCCCTGCGTGGTGCCGACATAAAGGTACGCGACAAGATCACCCGCAACATGTCCCAGCGCGCGGCCGAGATTCTGCTGGAGGACATGGAAGCCCGTGGCCCGGTGCGCCTGTCCGACGTGGAAGGCGCGCAGCGCGAGATCCTGGCCATCGTCAAGCGCATGGCCGATGAAGGCACCGTCACCATCGGTGGCAGTGCGGAGGCCATGCTGTGAGCAACGTCGTGCGCTGGCTTGCCCCGGATCTGCTGGCCCGGCCCGAACCGGTGCTGGACCAGGAAGATGCCTTCGAGCTGACTGAACCGGATCCGGACCACGCACCGGAACCACCACTGCAGCTGCCCACGCTGGAGGAAATCCAGGCCATCCAGGACAGCGCCGAGAAGGAAGGCTTCGAGCACGGCCACGCCGAAGGCTATGGCCAGGGCCAGGCCGAGATCCGCCGGCTTGCCGCGCAGATCGAAGGCATCCTGGACAACTTCAGCCGCCCGCTGGTGCGCCTGGAAAACGAAGTGGTCGGCGCACTGGGCGAACTCGCGGTGCGCATCGCCGGTGCATTGGTCGGCCGCGCCTACGAGGCCGAGCCGGCGCTGCTGGCGCAACTGGTCGGTGAAGCCATCGATGCCGTCGGTGGCAGCAGCCGCGAAGTGGAAGTACGGTTGCACCCGGACGATATCGCCGCCCTCGCCCCCCTGCTCAGCCTGTCCCCGCAGCAGCGTCTGGTGCCCGACACCAGCCTCAGCCGCGGTGACCTGCGCGTGCACGCCGAAGCCGTGCGCATCGACGGCACCCTGGAAGCGCGCCTGCGCGGCGCACTGGACGCAGTGATCCGCCAGACGGGAGCCAGCGCATGACGCCCGAACCCCTGCCGTCCCCGCCGCCAGCCGACTGGGCGGTCGCACGCAACCTGCGCCTGGCCCGGCGCCTGGAAGGACTGCGCGTGGATACCACCCATGGCCGCGGCCTGATCCGTGAGGGCGTGCTGCGCCGCGCGGTCGGGCTGACGCTCGAAGCGGTCGGCTGCGAAGCGCCGCTGGGCGCCAGCTGCAAGGTGGAAGTGGTCGATGGCGGTTGGGTCGACGCCGAAGTGGTTGGCTTCGCCGGCGAACGTACCTACCTCATGCCCAGCGCCGAACTGCACGGCCTGCTGCCCAATGCACGCGTGGTGCCCTCGGCCCGCCGTGGCGGCGTGGAAGTGGGCGAAGGCCTGCTTGGCCGCGTCATCGACAGCGATGGCGTGCCGCTGGATGGCAAGGGTCCGATCCGCGCCGAAGGCCATGTCGGCATGGCCGGCGTGTCGATCAATCCGCTGGCCCGCGAGCCGATCACCCAGCCGCTGGACGTCGGCGTGCGCGCGATCAACGCGCTGCTGCCGATCGGTCGTGGCCAGCGTGTCGGCCTGTTCGCCGGCTCCGGCGTCGGCAAATCGACGCTGCTGGGCATGATGACCCGCTACACCGCCGCCGACGTGATCGTGGTCGGGCTGATCGGTGAACGAGGCCGCGAAGTGCGCGACTTCGTCGAAACCACGCTGGGCGAAGAAGGCCTGCGTCGCGCGGTGGTGGTGGCCAGCCCCGCCGACCGGCCGCCGCTGGCGCGCCTGCACGGTGCCTACCGCGCCACCGCCATCGCCGAATGGTTCCGCGACCAGGGCCTGAACGTCCTGCTGCTGATGGATTCGCTGACCCGCTTTGCCCAGGCGCAGCGCGAGATCGGCCTGTCGGTGGGCGAACCGCCGACCACCCGCGGCTATCCGCCATCGGTGTTTGCCAAGCTGCCGGCGCTGGTCGAACGGGCCGGCAACGGGGCCAAGGGCCGCGGTTCGATCACCGCGTTCTACACCGTGCTGACCGAGGGCGACGACCCGCAGGATCCGATTGCCGATGCTGCGCGCGCGATCCTTGACGGCCATATCCTGCTGTCGCGCCGCGTGGCCGACAGTGGCCTGTACCCGGCCATCGACGTCGAATCGTCGGTCAGCCGCGTGGTCACCGAAATCGCCGACGAGCCGTGGCGCCTGCGCATCCGCAAGCTGAAGCGGCTGGTCTCGGCCTACTCGGCCAACCGCGACCTGATTGCCATCGGCGCCTACCAGCGCGGCAACGATGCGGCCACCGACGAAGCTCTGGAACGCTGGCCGGAAATCATGGAATTCCTCGGCCAGGACGTTGCCAAGGCCGCAGATCTCCCGCACAGCCAGGCGGCACTGCAGCGCCTGGTGGAACATGAGAGTTAAGGCATGAACCAGTCCAAGCGCATCGACCCCCTGCTCAAGCGGGCCCAGGAACATGAGGACGCGGTGGCCCGTGACCTGGCCGAGCGCCAGCGCGTGCTCGACACCCACCTATCGCGACTGGACGAACTGCGCCGCTACGCCGAGGAGTACGCCAACGCACAGATGGCGGCCACCAGCCCGGCGCAGCTGCTCAATCGCCGCGCCTTCCTCGACCGGCTGGACAGTGCGGTGGAACAGCAGCAGGCCACCGTCAACGGCAATCGCGAAAAAGTGGAAGCCGAGCGTGCGCGGCTGATCCTGGCCAGCCGCGACAAGGCCGTGCTCGAGCAGCTGGCCGCCAGCTATCGTGCACAGGAAAAGGTGGTGACCGACCGCCGCGACCAGCGCGAGATGGACGATATCGGTGCCCGCCGTGCACGCCTGGTGCAGAACGAAGACCAGGACGGCAGTGAACAGGGAGGTCGCCCGTGATGCCTACCGCGCTTTCCGGCAGCGCCAGCGCTTCCACCTCGGCCACCGGCACCGCGGCGGGCCGTGGCGCGCGCAATGAAAGCAGCAAGGATTTCAGCCAGCTGCTACAGGGCGGCCCCGCGCCATCGGCGCCGGCGCGGGCAGGCGATACCGCCTCCGCACCGAGCACGTCCGCATCGGGCCAGGCAGCGACCTCGGATGGCAACGGGCGTACGCGCAACGAGCGCACCGCAGAACCCGACGCGGCTGGCAATGAACCGGCGACGGCGCCGCCGTTGCCGCCGGGCACGGCCGAGCCCTCCCCCGACAAGGACAAGGCGCTGGCCAGCGACGACGCGCCGTGGCCCCCGCTGGGTCTGGCCGGGCTGGTGCTGGCCGTCGCGGTTCCGGTTGATCCGGCAACCGCCCTGCCCACCGCCCCCGCCGCCGTTGCCAGCAGCGGTAGCGCATTGCCCGACACCGCAGTGCCGGCCACCACGCCGGCCTTGCCGATCGCCGCCACTGCCGGTGCACCGGCAGCGGCCACCGCGAGCACAACCGCCGCGCCCACCGCCGACGATGCCGGCGCCTTGCCCTTGCCGGAGCTGGTCCTGCCTGGCAGCAAGCGCGGTGAGCAGGGCGACGGCAGCGACCTGACCGCGATCGGCGACCGTGCCGCGACGCCGCTGCTGCATGCCCCCACCCCTGCGGCGCTGCAGGAACTGAAGTCGGCGCTTGCCACCGGTACTGCCATCTTCAACGGTGAACCGACGCCGAAGCCGGTACTGGGCGACGATGGTTTCGACCAGGCCATCGGCACACGCCTGGGCTGGCTGGCCGACCAGAAGATCGGCCATGCCCATATCCGGCTCAGCCCGGATGACATGGGCCCGGTGGACGTGCGCCTTCAGCTCAACGGCGACAAGGTGCACGCCAGCTTCAGCAGCCCGCACGTGGATGTGCGCCAGGCGCTGGAAAGCAGCCTGCCGCGCCTGCGCGAACTGCTGGGCGAACAGGGCTTCCAGCTGGCCCATGCCGATGTCGGTCATCAATCACCGGGCGGTGACGGTCAAGCGTCGGGGCAGGCCGGCAGCGGCGGCATGATGGGTGACGGAGAACCGTCGCCGGGCGACGCCGGGATGTCGTCCGCGCAGATGATCCGCCAGCGCGGGTTGCTGGACGCCTACGCCTGACAGGCGTGCCAACCAAGGTTGGCACCCACCAGAACAACGGTAGCGCCGGGCCATGCCCGGCGGAACGCCGGGAACCCGACGGAAATCCGTCGCACCCCTCGCCCCGCCTTCGGCACACCCCTTGCATATCCCGGTGAAGCAACCCTCAGGAGCTTCACCCCGTGGCCGCAGCCGCTGACAAAACCAAGAAGACCGCCGAGAAGGACAAGGCCGCCAAGCCGCGCAGTCCGATCCTGATCACCGCCTTGGTGGCCGTACTGGCCGCCGCAGCCGCCGGTGGCGGCGTCTGGTTCTTCACCCAGTCCAAGCATGAAGAGAAGGCCGCGCAGGCCCCGAAGAAAGCTGCTGCGCCGGCGCCGGCCCAGTACTTCGCGCTGGATCCGGCCTTCGTGGTCAACCTCAATGGCCCGGTTGACGGTCCGCGCTACCTGCAGCTGGAAGTGCAGCTGATGACCCGCGATCCGGCCGCGCTGGAAGCGATCAAGACCCATGCGCCGGCCATCCGTGCACGGCTGCTGATGCTGTTCTCGCAGGTCAGCCCCGACCAGATCGCCGACATCGCCGGCAAGCAGAAGCTGCAGGCCGCC
Proteins encoded in this region:
- the fliJ gene encoding flagellar export protein FliJ, with translation MNQSKRIDPLLKRAQEHEDAVARDLAERQRVLDTHLSRLDELRRYAEEYANAQMAATSPAQLLNRRAFLDRLDSAVEQQQATVNGNREKVEAERARLILASRDKAVLEQLAASYRAQEKVVTDRRDQREMDDIGARRARLVQNEDQDGSEQGGRP
- a CDS encoding FliI/YscN family ATPase, translating into MTPEPLPSPPPADWAVARNLRLARRLEGLRVDTTHGRGLIREGVLRRAVGLTLEAVGCEAPLGASCKVEVVDGGWVDAEVVGFAGERTYLMPSAELHGLLPNARVVPSARRGGVEVGEGLLGRVIDSDGVPLDGKGPIRAEGHVGMAGVSINPLAREPITQPLDVGVRAINALLPIGRGQRVGLFAGSGVGKSTLLGMMTRYTAADVIVVGLIGERGREVRDFVETTLGEEGLRRAVVVASPADRPPLARLHGAYRATAIAEWFRDQGLNVLLLMDSLTRFAQAQREIGLSVGEPPTTRGYPPSVFAKLPALVERAGNGAKGRGSITAFYTVLTEGDDPQDPIADAARAILDGHILLSRRVADSGLYPAIDVESSVSRVVTEIADEPWRLRIRKLKRLVSAYSANRDLIAIGAYQRGNDAATDEALERWPEIMEFLGQDVAKAADLPHSQAALQRLVEHES
- a CDS encoding flagellar basal body-associated FliL family protein; translated protein: MAAAADKTKKTAEKDKAAKPRSPILITALVAVLAAAAAGGGVWFFTQSKHEEKAAQAPKKAAAPAPAQYFALDPAFVVNLNGPVDGPRYLQLEVQLMTRDPAALEAIKTHAPAIRARLLMLFSQVSPDQIADIAGKQKLQAASLAEVQKVLKAETGSNGADDLLFTSFVTQ
- a CDS encoding flagellar hook-length control protein FliK produces the protein MPTALSGSASASTSATGTAAGRGARNESSKDFSQLLQGGPAPSAPARAGDTASAPSTSASGQAATSDGNGRTRNERTAEPDAAGNEPATAPPLPPGTAEPSPDKDKALASDDAPWPPLGLAGLVLAVAVPVDPATALPTAPAAVASSGSALPDTAVPATTPALPIAATAGAPAAATASTTAAPTADDAGALPLPELVLPGSKRGEQGDGSDLTAIGDRAATPLLHAPTPAALQELKSALATGTAIFNGEPTPKPVLGDDGFDQAIGTRLGWLADQKIGHAHIRLSPDDMGPVDVRLQLNGDKVHASFSSPHVDVRQALESSLPRLRELLGEQGFQLAHADVGHQSPGGDGQASGQAGSGGMMGDGEPSPGDAGMSSAQMIRQRGLLDAYA
- the fliG gene encoding flagellar motor switch protein FliG, yielding MTGVQRAAVLLLSLGELDAAEVLRHMEPKEVQKIGIAMATMTDITREQVERVMDQFGQELGSKTSLGVGSDDYIRNMLVQALGSEKAGNLIDRILLGRNTTGLDALKWMDPRAVADLVRNEHPQIIAIVMAHLETDQAADALKLLPDRTRVDVLLRIATLDGIPPNALNELNEIMERQFAGNQNLKSSNIGGVQCAANILNFMDSGQDQAILGEIARIDAPLSGRIQDLMFVFDDLVDLDDREMQLVLREVSGERLGLALRGADIKVRDKITRNMSQRAAEILLEDMEARGPVRLSDVEGAQREILAIVKRMADEGTVTIGGSAEAML
- a CDS encoding FliH/SctL family protein produces the protein MSNVVRWLAPDLLARPEPVLDQEDAFELTEPDPDHAPEPPLQLPTLEEIQAIQDSAEKEGFEHGHAEGYGQGQAEIRRLAAQIEGILDNFSRPLVRLENEVVGALGELAVRIAGALVGRAYEAEPALLAQLVGEAIDAVGGSSREVEVRLHPDDIAALAPLLSLSPQQRLVPDTSLSRGDLRVHAEAVRIDGTLEARLRGALDAVIRQTGASA